Below is a window of Nicotiana tabacum cultivar K326 chromosome 19, ASM71507v2, whole genome shotgun sequence DNA.
AAGAGCTACCTAAAGGCCAAAGAATACCATTTTGCTAATAAACTTAAAAGTTATCCTTATTACAAAATGTACCCCAAGACTTTGTTATTGATCGACTTATTTTAAGTGTTTATTGACTTTCaagtatttttttagtttttgcgGTGTTTGACAATGATAAAGAGTGCTCAAAAACACTTACTTTTAGGcataaaaagtataaaaataagtCAAAAGCCAAAAGATAttaccaacttatgacttttgatttttagcttataagctaGTCCATTCGGTCCATAATAAGTAACTTTTTAACATTTGTCACACCCCTAAAGAAAATACTAACTCCTAGAGAAAAAAAGGTATATTGactaaattacccttaattaaaatTTGCATATTGTTATTTTGACACATTGGATATGCAAATGAGGgtaaatttgggggggggggaatccTTCTTGatgacacttattttggactaaaataaaagGCCAAAaggtcacttattatggaccagAGGAAGTACTTTTTAAAAGTCAATTCAAACACCATCTTACGGCAGATCACATGAATGTGTGAGAAGTAAGAAGTAGGACATTTAGCCAGGTAAGTTATCTGATAAAAGAACATTTAATTAGTAATTCAACAGGCAACAATACAAGCATTTTTAGAAATGATTTCAAATAGCATGACAAAATTGGAATCAACATGATTATCTTTCTAAGCGTGACTTCCTTGCTAGGAAAATAATTTATTCATGTAAATTACAGTTTAAGCCACGATTCTCCAATCTCCTTGGGAGTATTCTTTTTGTCCTTTAGAAATCAACATATAACAAtattgaaaaagaaattaaatataGTTAGAGGTGAAGAAGGTTGTATTTATAGCTGAGAAATGACAAATAAACGAATAGACTTAAGAAGAAATGGTATGGAAAATATAAACTCCGGGTAAAATATTTTTATCTTGGAAAGTCACTTTTTCCCCCCTCAAAACCTTTCCTCTCCCAAATAATTGctttcttttaataaaaataagcaCTTTTGGATTTCAGAAACCAAGCCAAATTACTCCTCACCCTCAAAGGGATATTCTGTCACAACTACATCTTGTGTCGAAAATAAGAGGTAGAAAGTTCAACATTATGTCATATACTCTACACTAGGTGAATTTCGGCTCTTAACAAATGATACTGGAGCATTAAATGCTTCTCCAGAATGACAGACAGGCTGAGCGGCAATCCAACTGAAATAGGCTCATCTTTACTGTAGCAGTTACAACAGAAGGACGACGAAAGccaaataaataaaaaggaagaaataGTTTAATATGCAATACGTACAACACAGTAACATCAGACAATGTCTACCGTAAAATTTAGACAAAAATGTAAACTTTTATCAAAATTTAAATAGAACAGCTCCAGAAGTCCTGCTACATCCAATACGGATGGTGAAATGCGAATGCTACTTCCAGCTTTCCTCACTGCTAAGAACAAATTCTGCTACTCACCTAGAGAATGCTGTTGGATAGACGTGAGGGCTCCACATATCTGTGTCCCCCAAAACCCCGCTGTGTATATAAGTGTCGGACCCCTCGTCTGGCTAATATTTCAATCTTAACCATTCACATAGATCAAAAAGCTTTCCAGGTAGATTTATATCCCACTCAAAGTATTTGTTTGTTCCAGAATTCAGCACTTCCATGACTCAGCCTTGTTTTTGCAACCTGCTACTTCTACGGACATTCTGAGAATTCGGGGTATCAACCTGTGCGTTCTGCTTCTTATAAGTCTTATTGCTGGGAGTGTCATCCAATCCTCGATCTGTGCTATCATTTTTTGCTTTTGGTTTTCTAGATTTTTTCCCACTGGCCTCCTGTATCAGCAACTCTCCCTCGCTCTTATTATCTATTGCATGACATTTTTCTCCATTAAGACATTGCTTTGGTGGTTCCATTTTTTCAACCCCATTGCACAAAACATTGTTTGTGGTGCTTTTAGATTCAGTTCCAAGTGGTTCTCCCATTATATCTGGTGAGGAAGGAGATTCTTTCGACACTTTTTGACTCATAATTGAGTTCCAGCGAGAAGAATGACGATGGCAATGACGAGCATTTTCAAACCATTTACTGACCTGTATATTTGACAAAAAGAAACTAAGGAAAAAGAGGGCAGCAGCAAAGCAAAATCGAAGACACAAGTGGCGAAAAAGCCGACGAAGCTGAAATTAACATATGCCAGGGAGAACTCATAAAACCTGGTGAGCTGTTAGGCCTAATTCTTTACCCAACTTCTCCTTTGCATCACGGTCAGGATACTGATTTTCCTTGAAGGATTCGTAGAGCCTCTGCAACCCCAAAAAAATTGAGCTGAAGGGAAATGCATGAAAACTAACAGAGAATATTCTTTTAGTAAAGTAAAGAAATAAGTCATCAATTGCTCTAAATCACAAACTAGGTGGGTCTGCCATATGAAGCCTTCAGTCACAATTCATTCTAAAACTAATCAAGCTGTCTCTTCAAGCAAATTCAAAAAAACCACGAtattcaaaacaaaaacaaaaacaaaaaaaaaaatcatacatccatacaactttttaaaaatactCTCTTTCAGAGGACATTACCATATTAGGCAAGCACAACTACAAATAAGTATTACTACTTTCTTTTTCGGAGGCAATAAAAGAGTAAACAAGTTCTGCTTAATAGCTAATAAAGTTAGTTTATGATATCCAttgtatacaacttgttcaagGATGACATAACAATGACCTCCTACATTCAATAAAATTGTTTTTAATTTCATGGAAAGTAAGATGTTGCTGAACCTATAAACACTGATCAGATACGTAAAAAGTTGGAACCAGAGTAAAGCCCTCAATACCTTGATGGCACCTTCCCCATATGTTTTCTTTTTACCACTTGAACGAGGTTCAGAGGTGTCCATGCCTCCAATTTTGAGTTTCTCACAGAGACCCCTATCAGAAGTATGTCTACTCCCTTTCTGCTTCCCATTTTGGTACTTGGTATCTGCTGGAGTTGAACTAGGAGAAGTCCTAGCAGCTTTGGCACTTCTGATCTCTCTCACCTTGGGTGAAGGACCACCCTCAAAATCTTCATCACTAGAATCAGAAGATTCATTTCCATATGTTTCCTTCATACAAAAGTGATCTGAGCAATCAACCCAAGCAGGTGGAATATAAAAAGATAAGGAGCCACATtgaagaacacaagcacatatATGATCGATGAAATATGACATGCAGAGACGTACCATTTCAATGAAATAAATCACTGTTTTTCCCGTATAATAGAACTTAGTTTATGTTatacaataaagaaaaataatatgtCCCATCGCAGATAAGCGATTTTCTCAATCTTCCCCTAAAAATAGCAGTTAAGACTTCACATTTTAAACTCCAAGATAATTTGCAAGCTCGACATTTCAACTTGGTTGTATCAGAGTAATTGTCCATCAGCTCTACCAGCTGAACCACATCATATGAAAGTTACAAGCCGTGTTTTGGAAGAAAAATGTCATTCTCTTTCTTTCCAAGGGATGACCTTTATATCAAGTAACCAACAAGGGAAAACAGCAAAGAAGGTCGGCTACTGGATTCAGTGAAATCGATACCTCAGCAACCTAAACATTAGTCATGCACCTCTTTGAAAGTTGAAAGAGTAACAACAGTTCACTATAATGACAAGTGCTTGACTGCTTTTACAACTTAAGCACCTATTATAAGGACTTGGGCCAACTCAGATGTTAGAACTCCATTTGCATTTTTTTATGTAAGAGCTTATAAGTCAGCCAAAACGGGCATGCACTCCGCATGTTTTTGCCCTGAaacttttttttagtaaaacTCAGTGATCCAGTTCTTGTATATATGCCACACACAATctgatattttaaaattttaaccataacatatttcaggTGGAAACTGATCAATAATACCCAATCACAAATAGATTAAATGTTTGTCCCAACTCACAAGGGTATTGTGTTTGTGTTCCCATTTTTTCTTCTATCCTTGTCCTAGAGAGAATAAGCTCTCACGACCAGTTTTACTGATGATAGAACTAGAAAATTATGTTAATGTGAATGACAGCTCGAGGATAGATAAGTTGCATCTACGCTAAAGTCAAGAAAATAACCCAAACAGTAATTGAATCTTTGTGCTAAAAAGATCAGGAGCATCATTTTGAGTACGCTAATCTCATAAATAATGGCAGCATAAACTGCTCAAGGAAAATGGTATTAAGAAACTACTAAACTTTCCATGTTTTCTTACGGAAATTCTACATGGAGTACGTCAGTAAATTCATGCTCCTAATCCAAAACGGAAGACTGACCAAGGCAAGACCATGTCAAGAAAGTTGAAAGGTACTGCTTTAGTTATATACACAAAGAGTAGACAACTAAGCAGCATACATGGGATAATTATACGAAAATAGTGACAcatacaataaaaaaaaatagtaataataatataatagaaAGGCTTACATCATGCAGCTTTTTGTAGTCCAACCTCTCTATGTGCCTTTTGCCAGAGACAACAGGGCTATGAGACAGCATAAGATCGGACAACTCAACCTTCAACGAATTTCTTTTAGCTCGGCCAGCTTTGGGTTTATCCTCTTGGGAAGCCGAGCTAGGCCTACTGTTATCTACTGAACTGGAAACCCCTTGCTCATCACCTGGCAGCCTATTAGCATCAACTATCAAACCCAAATCCTCAGAGTCAGAAGTAAAGTCAGAACTTGAACTTTCTGCTTTAACTGGCTCATTCTTATCTGGATCATCAGGACTATAGTCATCATCTTCGGAGTCTTCAGAAGGAAGCCCCAAGATCTCATCATCTTTAGGAGGGACTTCTTCCAAATCTTCAGATGCAGAGAAAAAATCAGATTCATCAGAACTGGATTCATCTCCGGAATCATTCTTCTCTACATCTGgattttcagggttgtaatcatCATCTTCCGAGTCATCTGATGGAAGTCCAGAAATATCATCCAGCTTTTCCCCCAATTCAGCAGCAGCAGCTTCCTTAGGATATACTTTCTACACATGTTAGAAGAAGACACTTAGAAACAATGTTTAAGATCATAAcgatcaaaaaaaaaaaataactgcTGATTTTCCAATAACAATGATCAAGACATAACCTCCCAGCTGTCAGTAACAGAAAGATTTGTTCCTTGAAGATCATTAAGCAAGTCAATGCAGTCAACTTTGCAATCACAGCCAGGGCAAAGCCAGCCTTCATCATCAGGTGGAACTGCAAGCATAGTGAGAAGCAACAGAACCATGAGTGTAGTGAAGTTATTCGAGACTTGAGAAAACAAAAGCTATCAGAACAACTATCAACAGGATAATTGAACATTACTGTCTTCTTTTAACAGAGGTGGTTCCAAGCACAACTGGTGAAATCCACGTTCACAGGCGCCATCACAGAGGATAATATCATTATCAGCTGGCAGATCCTTAGCGCTACACTTTGCACAGAATATCTGCAGAAGAATAAAGATCCAGTTAACCCATCATAGCACTGTGAAGACGTGTAAAAAAGTAGCAGCCAACAAGTATATCCTACATCTTCACTGTCAATCTCCCCTTCATTGTCAAATAAAGATGCTGGAAGTCTCCCTTGAGCAAGTAAAGTATCAAGACGTTGGAACAAATCTCTAATTTTCAATTTGTAACGGAAAATATGAGCCTTGGCTCGTTGTAGCTCCTTCTCCAGCTTTATCTTTTCTAAGCTGCAAGATTATCAACATTGCAAAACCCAATAATGACTCTGAAAAGTATATCCtcaaaattttaaataaacaGGAAAATACAGCAAAAGTGAGCTAAGCAAGGAAAAACAAATACTAGAGATGAACATAACTTCTACTATATTATCTTTTCAACAGGCCAGATAATTTTAGCTAGGCTAAGCTGGTAGCTGCAGTAAAGGGTGCAGCACCGTATGAAACAGCAGATAATTACAAAAATAACAATGCACTAAGCATATAACATACATTCTCCCTGCCTTAGAAATGTGACATGACACGATAAGCTAGAATCAGCTAATAGGGGCAATAGCAACTGGCTGTTGCTAAACACATTGCCCTTTGTCAATGGCAAATGTCAGCAAAGCACAATACCAATAAGTCTACAAAGTTAATATGCTTACACCTGCTTTCTCCTAGTAAAGAGCAAGTAATTTGACCATCATATCAAAGCAACACAAATAATGCAACACATCAGCAGCTCGAAAGTACCTCCCCCGGGCGActaattctttatttttttgataagtCGGGAATACTTCAAAAACATACATCAACAGAATGATTATGCAATATTGCCAACAAAGAAAAAGAACTGATATCCTGCAACAAGCATTGAGATTGTACAAGGTTCACGATGCTACTTCACAACATAATGTTAGTGGTGTGCACCTGCAAGCTCGAGCCATCATCACTTAAACAAAACTAATCTAGAATTCTTTTCCTTTCCTGGTAAGGTATATAATTTTATTGATAGTGGGGAAGCCCTATATACAAGCATTAAACTAGAATTTTTTAGAGTAACATCTCTTGTTTCAAAGAACTATAGTATTATTATGTCTTTCTTTCATCAATATCGATCTTGCATACTATTCAAACTTCACAAATATGAAAATATTGCTGTAGAGTAACAAGCAGCTATGAGCGGGTCAAGTACTGAAAAATGGGACAAACTGTGTACAACAAAAATACAACAAGGCATCACACATTTACTACACAACAATTATGATACAATTTAACAAACCTCTGTCCTTTCCAGCCTTCACCAGAGTAAGCTTCAATCAAGGTCTGCTCATATTTTATTCTTTGTAATAAGTACCTCAGATGGCCCCTTATTCTTGTGAATTCATTCACAGCTATATGCTtgctttgttttttctttctcctttttcttttcttttcctcatTAGCTTCATGAGTTGCTACAGTATTATTTGCCTCAGAAGCTACAGATTTCTCCTTTGACTTTGAGCGCAGAAGTCTAGTACTGTTGATAGGGGTTCCAGAAgtagattttctttttctaggccGACCAGGTGTTTTCTCTTGACATTGGGATAGGTTAAGATTTTGAACTGCATTTTCACATGCATCTCCCGATTGTTCAACACCACGATTTTCAGACATATTACCTGCTGAAGCTGTGTTATTATGGCCCAAAACAGTTGTTCTTGCCACCTTTTCAGGTGACACTGCTGTGTTTCCAATAGTTGACATCTCAGTTTGATCTTCTAGCTGTGGTCTCACCTCTTTCTGATTGGCGTTACTAAAAATGTCTTCAGAAGACAGTTATCCTACATTTATATCCTACAATCCCTGCTTCCACTAGTTTATGCTCTTCATTTTAGTCTGAATGACCCCTGTGCTCAAGTTCTAAGTTACTGCAGAGATGAATATATTCAATGCAAGATCACGAGCAGTCTGTTCCCCCAATTCTCAGAAAGACAATGCCATGGCACtgaatttcttacactccaaattGAAAAACACAATATTGCTTCTCTGATCCCAAAAAAAAAAGGGCATGAGCATAAATATCAAATCAAAGTTGATCTTTAAAAAAAACTTATACTAATTGCATTCAAATGTGTAAAACATGAGAGATAAAGAATAAAAAAGCTCATCCAATTGTGCACTTAAAATAATGAGGTTTAATGCTTGATATGAAATCAGTTAAAAGATGAGACATTTGGTTGCTGGCAGTTTCTCTAATGTGTTCATCACCGTGCACATTATACAGAAGCACTATTAATTACTAATCTACTTTTGGCTTGCTGGACTTCATCAATGCAACTGAACCAAAGAGGCAAGGGAGGCTAATTGATCTCCCTCGAGTAATAAGGATATGAAGCAGAAATAGATAGCACCAGCTCTCGGAGCCTCCATTGCTTTCTACCTAAAGTCCCTAGAATTGGTAAATGTGTAACTTATAATTTACCTACCTAAAGACTAGAACTCAGGAACATCAATATGGTTAGGGATCATTAAGGTACAGCCCTTAGCCTATTTGTTTCTGCCTTCTGAAAGAATCCAGAATCTCAATTATGAATATATTGTAACAAcacacccagtataatcccacaagtggggtctgggaagggtagtgtgtacgcagaactTACCCCTACCTGtcggaggtagagaggttgtttccgatagaccctcagctcaagaaaaGGTGAATAGAGAGAGAAgggaagaagacgaagaagaagagaaagaagaaagaaagaatagagaGACAAAGGACGATAAGGAAAAGGGGaaaaagacaacaacaacaacaacaacaacaaaaaataaaagagaaagtaGCATCAAATAGTAACAAACTCAATTATGAATATACTGTATatagtgatttttttttgcaAGCCGAACATACTACGTTAACAATAGTTGAGGAGGGAGGTTATGGTGAGTTAGATAAATTGTAGTTTTGAGTCCTCTCAAGGAAGGGCCCCTTTGTTTTAAccaaaaaagaataaagaaagtcCCAAAGAGCGAAACAGCCATCCAATTCCCCCAAGTGCAAGAGAACAGGCACCTCTTCTCGGCCTGTCCAGCAAGAATCGGACATACCAATTTGCCCATTTACTAGGTTGGGCGCTTTAACCATTCATCCATGAACACAAAAAAACTCAGTGAGTGGTGTTCATTCTTCTTGATGGCATGGGGCTGCAGCATTAAATACCGAGGaaagaagataataatattttctaGAAAGCACAATCAATAAAGAGCATTTAGTGGAGTGGCTTAAGTTAGCTACTTCTGACACAAGACCGGAAAAGAAGCTAGCGAACCTAGGTTAACTAGAATTTGACAATTTGTGACGTTAACCACATTATGAGAAAGTTTTTTTCAAATGTTAATTACCCAGATTGAGCACAATGACAGCACTAGATTTCAACTTTGTTTTGGGAGGACCGGATGAGTACGCTGGCCTACAAAACTATTAGTCTCTGGAAGAAATATAAAGACAATGATTAGGAAACATTGATATATAGAAGCTTTTCAGATTGATACTGCACATCACAACGTGATGCTGTGAGAAAGGACTTCTTCATGACCTTTGAGATAGGCCTTAGAGGATAGAAGGCTATTCCAACATCAACAGCTCAAGGAACTGAATAGCTTGATCTTAGTTCACTACAAAAGCATACTTTCCTCATCAGTTTATCCAAAATAATGACCACTTTCCTAAGTAAAACTAAAACTCAATATAACTTTAAGCCAAATGCTAGAAAGGTAGCAGTATAGTCTTTATAATGAACTTTATTTCTTTATTCATAGAAAGGTGGCAGTATACTCTTTACAATAAACTTTGTTTCTTTATTCATAGAAATTACTACACATAAATCTTCCTCCTTTGGATTATGTAATATATACACTTGCTAGCATTCATGTTAATCATCATGTAAAGTCAAAATAGGAAATCAAGGACAGAATAAGAATAAAATTCAACATCAATTACACGTTCATACAGTGAAAAAAGGATCGTGATTTCTACTTAATAAATGTATGCATCTCTAACTAAATTGCATTTACTAGAGTTGAATGGAAAAGGAAGCTAAATCTTGGTTCTTTCTCTTTTCTGGTATTTAGTTTGAGAATAACATAAATTCTGAGAAAGACATATGTATCTATTTGGTAGCAATATTTGGTTTGTAATTCACATCATACTTGACCTCTAGATTTGAGTGTTACATAAGTACCTTATTCACTCATCTCCTCTACCAAGGTAGAATAGTTTACGTGAACAGAAGCTGTCACAAGCACCACCTTCACAAAAACAATCTtccattttaaattaaaaaataaattttcttgCCTATCAGTCCAAAGCTTGTCTTTAGAAACTAGTAATTTATAACAACGAGACAGACAGAAGAAGATATCCAGCAGCCAATTCAAGTAACCGGAACAATTTAAGCTCATCTGCATAATTTTAGCTCTAGTAATAAGCTAAAGAATACGAAAAGCGAAACTAAAGGTAcgggaaaaggaaaaaagaaaacacTAACCAACAGTAGAATAAATAATCTAGTGCAAAATCCATAAATTTAGTGTAATGtggaaaatctcccaaatttccatttttcttgTTTCTACCCACATTTACCCAGACGATGTTTGCAAGAGTGTGGACCAACAAAATTTACAAGGGTTAGAGGAATTAAAGATTACctcagttttttttttcaatcgaGAGAGAGAGACGAAGAAAGACTTTGAATCTCGAGTGTAGGAACTAGGGCTTCAAACTGAGGGTGTAATTTTCTTTTGGGAAAAGTGAGTGAGTGAGTAAGTGGAGGAGAGTATGAAAAGTAGGAAGAATGGCTGTAGAAATTGACGTTCCCGAGGTTTTCTCTCTAAGCCGATAACATATGGATGTCGTCGGTAGGGGTGAGTAGGGTGcagtttggtccttcaaatcaggGTGCGAGTGGTGCAGTGCACTTTATATGTTGTGTGCTGAAAACGTTTTCAAGCGAAAATTTTACACTTCACGCGGTCACTTTTGCCGCGCCGCCATTGTTTTGCCTCCCTCACTTTCGCTCTGATCATTCCAGAATCCAGATGTACCTTTTCACAGGCTGGGCCTTATGTTATGGGCTTAAGTTTGATCCAACAAAGAAGGGATTGTTacaattaacccaaatagccgcacATTTcaccacttaaactaaaaatagtaatAGATGtgtaattaatatataatatattatatttttatttataatctaTATATACCGAATACAAAAGTAAACAATAAAGgcgactatttgtgtaaagatcccgtTTTACTATTGGGCTAAGAAAAATGTTTCCTTGTTGCATAGTTTGTAGAAATGACACAAGGTAGCCACTTTAGAAGGctgttatttaggaattagccagGGTATCCTGAACTTCAgtttttcagtttaatttttcAGGACAAAAATATCCTGAATTGTCCTAAAGTTAaaaattttagtttaaaatttcatgATAAAATAAGTACTAGTCaatctctaaatagcatccctgagaatggctatttgtgcacttgccccagtttccaatGTCAGTACATCCATCAAACATTTCGTTAGGAAGTCGAGTTTGGTATTTATCTTTGTTCTACTCTTGAAATCTATCTCTTAATGGTGGTATTCATTCTTATTTGACTTTGGGAATcac
It encodes the following:
- the LOC107800140 gene encoding pathogenesis-related homeodomain protein, which produces MSTIGNTAVSPEKVARTTVLGHNNTASAGNMSENRGVEQSGDACENAVQNLNLSQCQEKTPGRPRKRKSTSGTPINSTRLLRSKSKEKSVASEANNTVATHEANEEKKRKRRKKKQSKHIAVNEFTRIRGHLRYLLQRIKYEQTLIEAYSGEGWKGQSLEKIKLEKELQRAKAHIFRYKLKIRDLFQRLDTLLAQGRLPASLFDNEGEIDSEDIFCAKCSAKDLPADNDIILCDGACERGFHQLCLEPPLLKEDIPPDDEGWLCPGCDCKVDCIDLLNDLQGTNLSVTDSWEKVYPKEAAAAELGEKLDDISGLPSDDSEDDDYNPENPDVEKNDSGDESSSDESDFFSASEDLEEVPPKDDEILGLPSEDSEDDDYSPDDPDKNEPVKAESSSSDFTSDSEDLGLIVDANRLPGDEQGVSSSVDNSRPSSASQEDKPKAGRAKRNSLKVELSDLMLSHSPVVSGKRHIERLDYKKLHDETYGNESSDSSDEDFEGGPSPKVREIRSAKAARTSPSSTPADTKYQNGKQKGSRHTSDRGLCEKLKIGGMDTSEPRSSGKKKTYGEGAIKRLYESFKENQYPDRDAKEKLGKELGLTAHQVSKWFENARHCHRHSSRWNSIMSQKVSKESPSSPDIMGEPLGTESKSTTNNVLCNGVEKMEPPKQCLNGEKCHAIDNKSEGELLIQEASGKKSRKPKAKNDSTDRGLDDTPSNKTYKKQNAQVDTPNSQNVRRSSRLQKQG